In the Enterobacter cloacae subsp. cloacae ATCC 13047 genome, CAATCTCCTGCATCGCCTGCAGATAGAATGATTCGCCCGGACCGCTGCGACGCGCGGGAAGCGTAATGACCAGCGCATCCACATTCATCAGCGTGTCCAGATCGTCAGTATCACATACCAGTTCTGGTTCAAGACGCAGCTCGACGCCATCAATACCGCACATGCGCGCCGCCTCCACGCCATCCGCCGTGGTTTTGCTCCCGGTCACATGCCAGCCTTTCGCGGCTAATGACATCGCCAGCGGCATTCCCAGCCATCCTAAACCGACAATCGCGACCTTTTTCATGTGAATTCTCCTGACTCTCACTCGTCTCTCATAAGGCTACGCCAGCGCAGCAGAACACACAATTCATAGCATCAATATGAAATGAATTAATGATCAAAAAAAGCCCTTGCAATGTGTCACACAACTGGTTTAGGTTAAAAGACATCAAATGAATAAGCATTCATCGAGAATTTATATGACACGCGTTCAATTTAAACACCACCATCATCACCATCATCCTGACTAGTCTTTCAGGCGATGTGTGCTGGAAGACGTTTGGATCTTCCAGTGGTGCATGAACGCATGAAAAAGCCCCCGGAAGATCTTCTTCCGGGGGCTTTTTTTTGGACCAAATTCAGACAGATTAAAACAGGTTAACGAGGAACACAGAATGTTAGATAACTCACGTTTACGCATAGCTATTCAAAAATCAGGCCGTTTGAGTGATGATTCACGCGAACTGCTGGCCCGCTGCGGGATTAAAATCAACCTGCACACCCAGCGCCTGATTGCCCTGGCTGAAAACATGCCCATCGACATTCTGCGCGTGCGTGATGACGATATCCCGGGCCTGGTAATGGACGGTGTCGTTGACCTTGGCATCATCGGTGAAAACGTACTGGAAGAAGAGCTCCTGACCCGTCGCGCTCAGGGTGAAGATCCGCGTTACTTCACCCTGCGTCGCCTGGACTTCGGCGGCTGCCGCCTGTCGCTGGCAACACCGGTTGATGAAGCCTGGGATGGCCCGGCCGCGCTGAACGGCAAACGCATCGCTACCTCTTACCCTCACCTGTTAAAACGCTATCTGGATCAGAAAGGCGTGCAGTTTAAATCCTGTCTGCTGAATGGTTCTGTTGAAGTCGCGCCGCGTGCGGGCCTGGCGGATGCCATTTGCGACCTCGTCTCGACCGGTGCCACCCTGGAAGCGAACGGCCTGCGCGAAGTAGAAGTGATCTACCGCTCCAAAGCGTGCCTGATCCAGCGTGACGGCGAAATGGCTGACGCCAAGCAGCAGTTGATCGACAAACTGCTGACCCGTATCCAGGGCGTGATTCAGGCCCGTGAATCCAAATACATCATGATGCATGCACCAACCGAACGTCTGGACGAAGTGATCGCCCTGCTGCCAGGTGCTGAGCGCCCTACCATTCTGCCACTGGCGGGCGATCAGCAGCGTGTGGCGATGCACATGGTCAGTAGCGAAACGCTGTTCTGGGAAACCATGGAAAAACTGAAGGCACTGGGCGCAAGCTCCATTCTGGTGCTGCCAAT is a window encoding:
- the hisL gene encoding his operon leader peptide, which gives rise to MTRVQFKHHHHHHHPD
- the hisG gene encoding ATP phosphoribosyltransferase; this translates as MLDNSRLRIAIQKSGRLSDDSRELLARCGIKINLHTQRLIALAENMPIDILRVRDDDIPGLVMDGVVDLGIIGENVLEEELLTRRAQGEDPRYFTLRRLDFGGCRLSLATPVDEAWDGPAALNGKRIATSYPHLLKRYLDQKGVQFKSCLLNGSVEVAPRAGLADAICDLVSTGATLEANGLREVEVIYRSKACLIQRDGEMADAKQQLIDKLLTRIQGVIQARESKYIMMHAPTERLDEVIALLPGAERPTILPLAGDQQRVAMHMVSSETLFWETMEKLKALGASSILVLPIEKMME